Proteins from a single region of Mytilus trossulus isolate FHL-02 chromosome 2, PNRI_Mtr1.1.1.hap1, whole genome shotgun sequence:
- the LOC134705768 gene encoding 5-hydroxytryptamine receptor 1F-like, with translation MSNNKSYANNDDMNVFNTSFLNKDIVLWIYNETHLQRRLPAMILSGFLMLVGIIGNTLVVYAYGMKFKKSSANFFICSLGVIDLTCCVLSIPFEIFTLRFHYVNFNTVACKFFRGVGMAVYIAEGFMLVFIAFDRYYKVCRPLKVSYMSKSTSHLSIIVCLGLIFGWPAVFVFGEHSTETTFPEIYGKSCMVDDNLKTTLYPTLFFCNLLLIFIVCFSLILILYGRIFYSILKWKKERDILKMKYARPEIGLNRNSSSSSLSSYTLSALYSRKVEYHIHLQLNNDNNRQCENTTRSYLRFSFLEKCNTSVNRTQTVNMKIVSRNRKNTRMVKTTLICVTVTVTFILSYVPYLTLQILLKSNQLKEESESILLHQMIEVAAKSYCINNASNAIIYSIFNPKFRQCCKGMFYPVKK, from the coding sequence ATGAGCAATAATAAAAGTTACGCGAACAATGATGATATGAACGTCTTTAAcacatcatttttaaataaagatatcgTTCTTTGGATTTACAACGAAACTCATCTTCAAAGACGTCTTCCAGCTATGATTTTGTCTGGATTTCTAATGCTGGTCGGTATCATAGGTAACACACTAGTTGTATATGCCTACGGAATGAAGTTCAAGAAATCTTCAGCTAACTTTTTCATATGTTCGTTAGGAGTAATAGATCTAACATGTTGTGTTTTAAGCATTCCTTTCGAGATATTTACGTTACGCTTccattatgtaaattttaatactgTAGCCTGCAAATTTTTTCGAGGAGTTGGAATGGCTGTTTATATTGCAGAAGGATTCATGCTTGTATTCATCGCTTTTGACAGATATTACAAAGTTTGCAGACCATTAAAAGTAAGCTACATGTCAAAATCAACTTCTCATCTCAGTATAATCGTCTGTCTAGGACTGATATTTGGTTGGCCGGCAGTATTTGTATTTGGTGAACATTCCACAGAGACGACGTTTCCTGAGATTTATGGTAAATCCTGTATGGTAGACGATAACCTTAAAACCACATTATATCCTACCTTGTTTTTCTGCAaccttcttcttatttttattgtatgtttcaGTTTAATATTAATACTCTATGGGCGAATATTCTATTCAATACTAAAGTGGAAAAAAGAACGGGATATTTTGAAGATGAAATATGCAAGACCAGAAATTGGACTTAATCGTAATTCGTCTAGTTCAAGTTTAAGCTCATACACTTTGTCGGCATTATACAGTCGGAAAGTAGAGTATCATATACATTTACAGTTGAATAATGATAACAATAGACAATGTGAAAACACAACAAGATCTTACTTACGTTTCAGTTTTTTAGAAAAGTGTAATACTTCTGTAAATCGGACTCAGACCGTCAATATGAAGATAGTTTCAAGAAATCGGAAGAACACTCGAATGGTGAAAACAACTCTTATATGTGTAACAGTAACAGTTACGTTTATCTTGAGCTACGTACCTTACCTAACCTTACAAATCTTACTTAAATCCAACCAACTTAAAGAGGAAAGCGAGAGTATACTGTTACATCAAATGATAGAGGTGGCAGCTAAGAGTTACTGCATCAATAACGCATCAAACGCTATCATTTATAGCATTTTTAATCCAAAGTTCAGACAGTGTTGTAAGGGAATGTTTTATccagtaaaaaaatga
- the LOC134705130 gene encoding beta-1,3-galactosyltransferase brn-like, which yields MCKINVCALIKKHNLRCKTWLCIFAILLAILMLRRCWTGEKFYVFQFSFPLNNVIDVVHEIETTGQTTEKPLNNFTQHYVIKKDPSIKFCSEGVCESFDMVFIVKSFVGNFDQRIAIRNTWGAQTHLSIKTMFVLGYVDRLQPLVDFENKEYGDILQFGFADIYNNLVYKTIISIDWLVKRNINTKFVHFLDDDRLVNTRRLHQFAVDSLSVTENKIVGHRLRFKQPHRTKSSKYFTTLEEYPFDFWPPYIHGGTLLTNMKVVKKLAYAIPFTFYKNYQNGRLFHWNTCQIT from the exons atgtgtaaaataaatgtatgtgcACTTATAAAGAAACACAATCTGCG ttgtaaAACATGGCTGTGCATATTTGCCATACTTCTTGCAATTTTGATGTTGAGAAGATGTTGGACTGGAGAAAAATTTTACGTTTTCCAGTTTTCGTTCCCATTAAACAATGTTATCGACGTAGTTCACGAAATTGAGACAACTGGCCAGACTACAGAAAAGCCTTTGAACAATTTCACTCAACATTATGTCATAAAGAAAGATCCGTCCATCAAGTTTTGTAGCGAGGGAGTATGTGAGAGTTTTGATATGGTTTTTATTGTAAAGtcatttgttggaaattttgaCCAGAGGATCGCTATTCGAAACACTTGGGGAGCACAGACACATCTGAGTATAAAAACGATGTTCGTTTTAGGATATGTAGATCGGTTACAACCGCTggttgattttgaaaataaagaatatggCGATATTCTCCAGTTTGGTTTCGCTGACATATATAATAATCTAGTGTATAAAACGATTATTTCTATTGATTGGTTAGTGAAAcgtaatataaatacaaaatttgtacattttttagatGATGATCGTTTAGTTAATACCAGACGTTTACATCAATTTGCTGTTGATAGTCTTAGTgttacagaaaataaaatcGTTGGCCACAGATTAAGATTTAAACAACCGCATCGAACAAAATCTTCGAAATATTTTACGACCTTAGAAGAATATCCTTTTGATTTTTGGCCGCCATATATACATGGAGGAACCTTACTAACGAATATGAAAGTAGTAAAAAAGCTTGCTTATGCCATACCTTttaccttttacaaaaattatcagAATGGAAGACTGTTTCATTGGAATACTTGCCAAATTACTTAA